One Chlamydiales bacterium genomic window, AATCGAAAGACTCTCAGAGTTTTTCTCAATACAACATTGGCAGATGCTCACGCTTCAACAAACACTTGACTTAGACTATGACAAAGCTAAAATCACACAAGTCAAATTCCAAACACTATTCTCAAGACCAGAATGCCCCTTTAAGTCCTTTATTGAAAAATTCAAGATCGAGAAGATTTTAACAATCCCAAAATATTTCTCAATTGAACATTGGCCGTTGCTCTGGCCTGAACAAATACTTAAAATACATAATTCTGATCAAAAAATTGAATGGCAATATCTTCGAAGCAATCAAATAGCTCAATTAGACTACAAACAAATTAAAGTGACAAAAGAGATCTTTAATACCACCTTCAACAAAGATAATCTTAATCTCAAAGAAAAAATTAAGGCACTCACATCTCGAAACATTGAAATACTTTCAGATTTTTTCTCAATAGAACATTGGCAGACGCTCACGCTTCAACAAAAACTTGACTTAGACTATGCAAAAATTCAAGTGACAAAAGAGATCTTCACTGCTATTGTTCCATGGTATCAACACTCTCAACTTCAGATGTTTCAGAAATTCAACCATGAGCAAATCGAAGTGCTCTCAAAGTTTTTCTCAATGAAATATTGGCAGATGCTCACGCCTGAACAAATAGTTAATATACATAATTATAATGATAAAATGGTTCAATGGAGTTATCTTTCTAAAGATCAAATAATTAAATTAGATTTTTTAAAATTTAACATGACACAAGAGATCTACAATACTCTCTTTCCATTAGATCATCCAGATAGCCTTGCTTTGATTTTGCAATTGAAGAAAGAACAACTCCAAGCACTCAAACCACATTTTCCAGACAAACATCGCGAATACCTCCTCAGTCTAGCACCACAAACCTAGTTATACGGGTTCCATTTTCTAATAAAGCTTAGCTATTGTAAATATTCAACTATAATCAGTTAGTCATATCGATTTCTAAAATACACTAGAATTTATATTATCCTTTTCTCTTTATGGTTAGACAATGGTCAGTTGAGTGATTCGGAAGATGTTTTAGTCAAAAAAAATATTTATCTGATTAGAAATTTTGAATTATTTTAGAATCAGTATTAATTAAGATTCTATTGATCTATCTTAAACCTCTTTTTTTGCTTTTGTGGTGATCATTCTATTGAATATTGCAATGAAAAAACATCTGATTTGGCTTTTACCTATCATTTTCTTAATCATATTTGCTCCATTTACTCCTTATCTTGACTTAATGGTGTCTGAGTATTTTTACTCTCCTGAGAGAGGGTTTTATAATAATCGCTTTTTTCAAATTCTATTTCTATATGGAGAACTGTTTGGATTGGCATTAGGAGCTTTTGCTTTCCTATTATTTATCGGCTCTTTTTTACATCCTCATTGGAAAAAATGGAGACAAGGAGCCTTTACAATTCTTGCAACACTAGTCCTTGGAGCTGGAATTTTAACCAATGTCTTACTAAAAGGATACTGGGGACGACCTCGTCCTAAACAGATAGAGCAATTTGGAGGTCACCAAGCCTACCGTCCTTTTTGGAAACCTGATCTCGGTAACCATCAAGATCCACAACGTTCTTTTCCAAGTGGACATGTTGCGATGGGTTTTTATTTTATATCGATTTATCTTTTAGGAATAAGAATGAAAAACCGTCTACTTACTCTCTTTGGTTTAATTTTAGCGATTGGACTTGGGTCTAGCTTAATGGTAACCCGTGTTGTTCAAGGAGGTCATTTTCTCTCAGATGTCGTCGTTTCACCTATCTTAATGTGGCTAGCAGCTTTAGGAGTTGATAAATTCACATGGGGGAAATGGGGAGAAAAAATTCTTTTCCTAACTAATCAAAAAACTATGGCTTCAACAAATGATCCTTTTTGATAACCAAAAAAAGTGATTTCCTGCCTTTAAAACCCAATAGTAGATCAGAGAAACACTTTCGGAATAGAAACAATATCAAGATAATGAGAAGATAATGTCTATCGAGTTTACCATCTATGGATCATCTTGATCTGGTTCAAAATCGACAAGCATCTTTGAGCGTTTACCTGCAAGCAACCGAATAATTGATAGACTCCATCCGATGATTAAATACAGCCAAGAGACAATAAAGAATACTTCCGCAAAATAATCAAGTACACCATAGAGCATCAAAACAGCAAATACACCAATTGCAAAAACGAGATAAAAAGAATGAACACGAAAATGTAATACTTTAGCACTAGGAAATTTCCAATGACTCACCATAAAATACCCTAGTAAAATTAAGACACTAATCAGGATCCAACTACGACACGTAATACTTAAACCAATTCTCTCCTCCACAAAAGGTGAAATTAGAATCAGTGCAACTGAGAGCACTGCTGCTGCTGCTGCTGGAATTGGTAATCCGGTGAAATGTTTCTGGGTTGCTGTTGTGATTCTACTAGCTACATTATAACGAACTAAACGCAGAACACCGCAAAGGGTATAGATCATCGCGGCAACAATCACCAAAAGTGTCATTAAAGAACTTAATCTCTCTCCACCGGTAAAACTCTTTAAAACAAGCAAAGGAGGTGTGACACCAAATGTAACAGAATCAGAAAGAGAATCGAATTGGCCTCCAAATTCACTTTCTGCTTTTATTAAACGTGCAATCATCCCATCTGCTAAATCTGCCATCCCTGCAATTAACAAAAGAATAGATGAAGCTTGTAACAGTGAGAATAACCCACGATCCGGGTCAGCTAAGCTAGTTTTAAAAATTACAAAAAGACCAATAGAAAGACCAAAAGCTGTAATCCCACTGGGAATTAAATGTACTTTTTTCAATGTTTACCTGATCTATCTCTATAGATAATAACTAAATCATCCTATTTCTTGAATGATCCTTAATTAAAGAGTATAAGCCATCATATCCAATTTTTCTAGAAAATAAGGAAATTCACTATCTTATCAATCAGATCCAAATTGGGTAAAAAATGGTTAAATAATTCTTTCTATCAAGACTAGAATCCTTAAAATCTAGTATGATTAAACCCTCTAGAGTCTAATCCGGTTAGATTAACTGAAAAAAATAACACCAAAGATTAAATTGATTTACGCTTTAGCAATCCGCGCGAAATTTCTTAATTCCATTGTCTTTGATTTTTCGAAAAATCACAACGTCATTTCAATAGACATTAACAGATGAAATACTATATATAGTACTCTATACGGATAGATGATACAACCCATTGTATTTTTCCAGATTTAAACAACAGATTTTTTGCAAGCACAATTTTCCAAAAAAGAGAGTAAAAAAACCTATGAAAGAAGATCAAGGTACAACAATACTTGCATCCAAAACAGATGAGATAGAACCCACATTTGATGAAATAGCAAAAAAAATGCAAACGATGAAATTAGATGGATACACAATTGTTAAGCGTAATGGACTCATTGTGCCCTTGCGTTGTGATCGCATTTTACATGCTCTTGAAGCAGCCTTTCGTGACACAAAAAGTATTATGCCATCTGAACCACTTAACTCGGAAATTCGAGAAACAGTTGCACAAATTACCCATCTAATCATTGAAGAAATCCTTTCAATGACTTCACTTGGTACTCTTTTAACAGTCGAAGGAATCCAGGATATTGTTGAAATTAAGTTGATGGAAACAGGTCATCATGATGTGGCACGCGACTACATTGTGTATCGTGATAAACACAAAAAACTCAGAAAAGATTCTCCTCGTAACTTAAAAATTGTACGACGTGATGGGATTTCATTTGCTCGCTTTAACCCAATGAAAATTGCTTCTGCAATTGAAAGAGGATTTCGTGATACCTTCAAAGTGATTGGACCAACATCCAGTGAACTAATTAATACAGTGAATGTTATCACAAATAAAATCGTTGCTTTTGCTATAGAAGAAGCGAAAAAAGAAACAATTCTAACGATTGAAATAATTCAAGATACGATTGAGCGCACCCTGATGGAGGAAGGTTATTATCAAGTAGCAAAAGATTTTATTCTATATCGAGCTCAAAAAACCTCTCAAAGAGAGCAGGAGAAAGAAGAAGAGAGATTCTGGCCAGAAAGAGAAGAAGCTATTGAAGAAGAGACGCAATTTTTTACAGTATTGAGAAAAGATGGTTCTCATTACAAATTAAGTGTAAACCAGCTACGTAGGACTATTACTTATGCATGTCAGGGTTATGAAGAAGTTGTATCTATTGACCAGCTAGTTAATGAAGCAGTCAAAAATTTTTACGATGGAATTAAAGACTACGAGGTGGATTTAGCTAATATCATGGCAGCGCGTGCTAAAATTGAAGTTGAGCCAGCTTACACCTATGTAGCTGCCAATCTTCTCCTTAATGTCCTCTATCGTGAGACAATTGGAGTAGAAGCTACTCACCCAAATCTGAAAAATCTCTACAAACAATATTTCAAAAACTATTTTCGTTTAGCTGTTTCTTATGATCGTCTTCATCCTTCTCTTTTAAGTTTTGATCTTGATAAACTCGCTGAAGCAATGATTCAAGACCGCGATAAAAATTTTACATATCTTGGCTTACAAACACTTTACGATAGATATTTTATTCACTATCAAGACCGTCGGATGGAAACACCTCAAATTTTATGGATGCGTGTGGCAATGGGATTAGCAATGCATGAAAAAAAAGAAAAGGAGAAATGGGCAATTGAGTTTTACCACACTCTTTCTCGCTTTCTTTATGTATCAGCAACTCCAACACTTTTTAACTCTGGAACAAACCATTCTCAACTTAGTTCCTGCTATCTTTCTACCGTGATGGATGATTTATCCAATATTTATAAAGTCATTTCTGATGATGCACAACTATCAAAGTGGGCAGGAGGTCTCGGAAATGATTGGACGAATGTAAGAGCAACAGGCTCTATGATCAAAGGAACAAATGGACGTAGTCAAGGGGTGATTCCATTTTTAAAAGTGGCAAACGATACAGCTGTAGCAGTTAATCAGGGAGGAAAAAGAAAAGGAGCCATGTGTGCTTATCTTGAGACATGGCATCTTGATATTGAAGACTTCTTAGATCTTCGAAAAAACACTGGAGATGAACGTCGACGTACACATGATATGAATACAGCAAATTGGATCCCAGATCTTTTTATGAAGCGTGTTAAACACAATGAAATGTGGACTCTTTTCTCACCAAATGATGTTCCTGATCTTCATGATTTATACGGTCAAGCGTTTGAAAAGCGTTATTGTGAATATGAAAAAATGACTGAAACTGGAGCGATTAAACTGTTTAAAAAAGTAGATGCATTAAAAATGTGGCGTAAGATGCTAGGTATGCTCTATGAAACTGGCCATCCTTGGATCACATTTAAAGATCCTTCAAATATTCGTTCTCCTCAAGATCATGTGGGTGTGGTACATAGTTCTAATTTATGTACGGAGATTTTACTAAATACCTCTTTAGAAGAAACAGCTGTTTGTAATCTTGGTTCAATTAATCTACCAGGACATCTCAAAAATGGGCAAATCGATTCTTCCTTACTTGCATCTACAATTCGTATAGCTATCCGCATGCTTGATAACGTTATTGACCTGAATTTCTATCCAATCAAAGAAGCGAAACGTGCTAATCTACGTCATCGAGCCATTGGTCTAGGAATGATGGGTTTTCAAGATGCACTGTATGAACTTGGAATCAGTTATGCGAGCCATGAAGCAGTCGAATTTGCTGATAAGAGCATGGAGATGATTTCTTACTATGCGATTTTAGCCTCCAGTGAACTTGCAAAAGAACGAGGGGTCTATTCCAGTTATAAAGGATCAAAATGGGATCGAGGAATTTTACCAATTGATTCAATTCAACTACTCATAAAAATACGAGGAGAAGAGGATTGTAAAATAGATACTTCATCTTCTCTTGATTGGAGTCCAGTACGTGCATCAATCAAAAAATATGGAATGCGCAATTGTAATTGTATGGCAATTGCACCCACTGCAACCATTTCAAATATTATTGGGATTACCCAATCGATTGAGCCGATGTATAAACACTTATTTGTTAAATCCAACCTATCAGGTGAGTTCACGATTCTCAATCCTTATCTAGTAAAAAAACTAAAAGAAATGAATTTATGGGATACAGAGATGATCGATGATCTAAAATATTTTGATGGCTCAATTTCAGAGATTGATCGAATTCCTGGCTCGATTAAAACGCTCTTTCCTACGGCATTTGAAGTAGATCCTGATTGGCTCATTGAGTGTGCTAGTCGTCGTCAAAAATGGATTGATATGGGACAATCGCTTAATCTTTATCTAGCTGAACCGATGGGGAAAAAGCTTAACGATATGTTTTTAACAGCCTGGAAAAAAGGATTGAAAACCACCTACTATCTCAGGTCATTGGGTGCAACACATATTGAAAAATCTACGACTGACATTAATAAACGTGGACTTCAGCCTCGATGGATGAAAAATGAATCTGCATCAAGTCGAGTCGTAATTAATCGTGAAATCCGAGAGTCTTGCGACCTCGATGGGTCTTGTGAAAGTTGCCAATAGTATATTTTAGGAGAAATATTCAATGTCAATATTAAAAAAAGAGATCGAATTCGGCAAAAAAATGCGAGTGGATGTGAAAAAGAAACGCCTGATCAATTGTGATACAGTGGATGTGAATCAATTGATGCCATTGAAATACAAATGGGCGTGGGAGCATTATCTTAACGGTTGTGCAAATAATTGGTTGCCTACAGAAGTACCAATGGCGAAAGATATTGAGCTTTGGAAAGCTAATGATTTTTCACAAGATGAGCGCCATGTGATTATGCGGAATCTTGGTTTTTTCAGTACTGCTGAAAGTCTTGTAGGTAACAACATTGTCCTTGCAATCTTTAGGCAGATTACTAATCCTGAGGTTAGGCAATACCTTCTACGTCAAGCTTTTGAAGAAGCAGTTCATACGCATACTTTCCATTATATCTGTGAGTCCCTTAATCTTGATGAGGGAGAGGTATTTAATATGTATAATGAGATCCCTGTGATAAAAGAAAAAGATGCTTTTCAAATGAAGTTAACAGCTGATATTTTAGATGCAGGATTTACTACGCATACTTACCAAGGAGCCCAAAAATTTCTCGAAAATCTCATTGGATATTATCTCATCATGGAAGGAATATTTTTCTATAGTGGTTTTGTCATGATTCTTTCTTTTCATCGACAAAATAAGATGACCGGTATTGGAGAGCAGTATCAATATATCCTAAGAGATGAAACCATTCACTTAAATTTTGGAATTGACTTGATTAATGGTATCAAAGAAGAAAATCCTGATATTTGGACGATAGATTTCCAAAAATGCATTATTAAGATGATTGAAGATGCCGTTGAACTTGAAATTGCCTATGCAGAAGAATGTTTACCAAATGGGATTTTAGGATTATCTGCACATATGTTTCGTGACTATGTCCAATACATTGCTGACCGTCGGCTAGAACGTATTGGTTTAAAAGCTCTCTATGGTTCAAAAACACCCTTTCCTTGGATGAGTGAAACTATTGATCTCAATAAAGAAAAAAACTTTTTTGAAACACGTGTGACTGAATATCAAACAGCTGGAAATCTTATTTGGTAAAATTTACCAAAAAGCTCAATGTGAATCTTTTCAGAATCGAAGTTAATAACTTAAATATTAGAAAGAGATATTCCAAGTTATTTTCTATCTATTTGTTATCTAAGAGTAGGATTGAACCACCAAACCCCAAGATTAAGAGAAAATGCATAGATAACCCATAGAAGGTATGGAAATAATAACAGGCTTGCTGATCGACAAATACGAAAAAACCAAACTATCATTATAGTGATTAGGAGAATAAGAAACCCTAAATCAATCAGTGCCCATCCGATCATATGCAAACCAAAGAATACATATGACCAAAGACCATTGATAAAAAGTTGTAGAAAAAACAAAAAATAAGCCAAACGATATTGAACACCTTTTGCATTGAGTCGATAGACCATCGATATAGCTAATGCCATCATCAAGTAGAGTATAGTCCAGATGGGTCCAAATATCCAATTAGGTGGTGTCCAAGATCCTTTACAAAGATTATCATACCAAGGATGAATAGATGTAACTGTAATTTTTCCTGAAAAAAACTGCACACAAACAACTGGTAAATACCAAATCAAAAAAGAAATAAATCGAGAATTCTGCTTTGTTCTAAACATACCCTATAAATGTTGTAGTGAATAAAAATCACTCTATTTAGAATTTTTTAACAACTCTTTTTTTTAGATCAATCATATAAATACTCAATACATAAGAAAGAAATACAAACCTCTAATCTGGTTAAAGATGAAGTAGAAAACATGGAAAAAAAACCTCTTCTAGTATAGTTTTGATTCTTTTTACTATGAATCTAGTTTATGTCTAAAAGCGTTTCGAAAAAAATATATGGAAATTTTGTTGTGACTCGTCTCTCAGAGATTGAGGAAATTCAAACGACACTAATCGAACTCGAACACCTTCCAACAGGTGCACAGATCATTAAACTCTTGAATGGAGATCAAGAAAACCTATTTAATCTTTCATTTCGCACATGGCCAACTAGCTCAAATGGTGTTGCTCATATCCTCGAGCATATTATTCTTTGTGGCTCAGAAAATTTTCCTGTGCGTGATCCATTCTTCTCAATGCATCGACGTAGTCTCAATACATTTATGAATGCTTTAACTGGTGGAGATTTTACATGCTATCCAGCTGCTTCTCAAATAGAAAAAGACTTCTTTAATTTACTAAGAGTCTATCTAGATGCAGTCTTTAAACCAAAGCTGACAAAACTCAGCTTTCTTCAAGAGGGACATCGTATTGAATTTTCACATCCAAATGATGTGAATTCCCCTCTTCTTTTCAAAGGTATTGTTTACAATGAAATGAAAGGAGCTATGGCTACTGGAGAAGCACGTCTTGGAGAAAGTTTGATGGAAGCGTTATTTCCTGATCTAACCTATCACTTCAATTCAGGAGGCGATCCGAAAATCATTCCATCATTAACCTATGAAGAATTAAAAGCTTTTCACACAAAATTTTATCATCCTAGTCGTTGCTTATTTTATTTTTATGGGAATATTTCCTTAGAAAAACATCTTGAATTCTTGGAAAAATATGCATTCAAAGGGGTTAAAAAAACTCCTTCTCTTCCCCCTTTACCTAAACAGCCTCGTTTTCAAAAAAGCATTAAAAAAACACTCACTTATCCAATATCAGAAGCTGAGGAAACCACTGACAAAATGCTTCTAGGCTTTTCATGGCTTACCTGTGGAATTTTGGATCAATTAGAATTGCTCGCTCTATGTACTCTAGATATCATTTTAATGGGCAGTGATGCAGCTCCATTGAAAGCTGCCTTGCTTAAATCGAATCTTTGCAAACAAGCCTCTTCAATGATGAGTACAGAAATGAGTGAAATTCCCTTCACAATTATCTGTAAAGGATGTCATGTTGAAAATGGTGAATTGATTGAACAAATTATTTCTAGCACTCTACAGAGTCTCATAAAAACAGAAATTTCAAATCAATTAATCGATGGAGCGATCCATCAAATTGAAATGACACGGATGGAAATTACAGGAGGCTCTTCTCCTTATGGTCTTGATCTGTATTTTCGTTCTGCTTTACTGAAACAGCACGGAGGAGACCCTGCAGATGGGTTACAAATCCATACGCTCTTCACTCATTTGAGAGAAAAAGTCAAACATCCTTCATATTTACCCGAATTAATCAAAAAACATTTTTTATTCAATCCCCATCATGTACGAATTACCATGATTCCTGAACCTAATCTTGCAACTCAGGAAATGCAAGAAGAACAAAATCGTTTAAATAAAATTTACGACTCATTAAAAAAAGAACAGATCTCAGCAATCCTTGAGCAGACTAAAAATTTAGAAAAAGCTCAAGAGGAATCAGAAAATCTGCATCTGTTACCAAAAATTACTCTGGATGATGTAGCTCGCTATGGAAAAGAATTCTTTCTTGAATCAGAAAAAATAGGTCAATTTGACCTACATTATCATCCTTGTTTTACGAACGATATTTTATATGCAGATCTTTTCCTAGACCTTCCAGAAATTGTTGAAAATGACCTCCCCTTACTCCGACTTTTTTCAGTGATCCTTCCTGAAGTAGGGTGTGGAAAAAATAGCTATCGTGAACATTTAGAATTTCTACTCGAGCATACTGGAGGAATCCATGTTTCACTTGATCTAGGAATTCAAGGGGATGAGTCAGAAAAACTCCGGCCATCTTTGATTATTTCGGGAAAAGCTCTCTATCGAAAGATAGATAAATTTTTCTCCATTTTTGGAGAGATATTAACAAAGGCAAATTTTAAAGATATTCCTCGGATTCAAGATTTATTAACACAACATTTTCTAGAAGTTGAAAATAGTATTCAGCATCATCCTCTACGTTATGCAATCCATTTGGCATCAAGAGGAAGTTCTGTTCCATCAACAATTGCAAATGCTTGGTATGGAATTGATTATTATTATGCACTGAAAAATATAATGGAATTATTTCATCGAGATCCTGGATTACTTATTGAAAAACTCGAGAGACTGCAAAATCTTTGTCTCAACCTCTCTGGTGGTGACCTAGTATTAACTTGTAGTGAAGAAATGGTGAAAAAATTAAAAAAAGAACAATTTTATGGATTGAGCAAAATTCCTTCAAGACCCTCCTCTCAATGGAAAGAAAATTATCTCATCAAACCCACCAAGTCACAAGGAAGAATGATTTCATCTCCAGTAGCATTCACAACCTTGTTTCTTAAATCTCTCTATTATACCCATCCTCATGCCCCTGCTCTTAGTCTAGCCTCAGAGATTATGGAAAACAAAATATTGCATAAGCGGATACGTGAACAAGGAGGAGCTTATGGAGCAGGTGCAGTAAATAAGACTCTGTTGCAACAATTTTACTTTTATTCCTATCGAGACCCACATTTAAAAAAGTCTATCGATGCTTTTCATGAAGCTACTCATATGGTGGTCTCTGGCAAGTTTGAAACTAGTGATATTGAAGAAGCAAAACTAGTTCTCTTTCAAGAACTCGATGCTCCAATTCCTCCTGGAGAACGTGCTGTGACTGCGTATAGTCATTTAAGAGGAAATCGTTCTCCAAAAGTACGACAGCTCTTTCGAGAACGTCTTCTTAAATTATCTAAGAAAGAGATTACCCTTGCTATAAGAGATCATATAGCTGTTAACCTTAAAGAAGGGATTATTGTTTCTTTTGCATCTAAAAATCTCCTTGAAAAAGAAAATTCTCTCTTAGAACATCCATTGGATCTTTATAAAATTTAATCATCGTGACTTGGAATGAAATAATTAGATTTTCTTTTTCTGATTCTAGAGTTGAATACTTTCAATCTTTATTTCTAAGAAATCAGAGTCTAAAAATCTTCCTGAATCTAATTTAAGGATAAATTTCCTTCCTTTCAAAAAGAAAAATCGGCAATATAGAAAGCTAAAAATGAAGATTGTTTTCATCACGATCTAATCAATCGAGAAGTAATCTTCTAAAAAAGTTAAGTTATTTTATTAGTTAATGTTAAATATGTTAGATATTATTAAGTTAAAAGAACTCTTTAAAAAAGATGAAAAAGATATTCTTAGTGATTTTTTTGCTTTTTTAAGATTTAAAAGTATTACAACTGATCCGAATTATCATCAGGAAGTGCAAAAGTGTGCTCAATGGCTGGCTGAATATCTGAATCTCATTGGGCTGTCTGTAGAAGTCTGGGATACTGATAAAGCTCCTATTATTTTTGCTCATGATTTAAGAGCGGGTCCTGAAAAAGAAACTCTTCTTATCTATTGTCACTATGATGTTCAACCAGTTGATCCTATTGAAGGATGGACTACTCCTCCATTTGAACCAACAATGCGAGATGGTCAGGTCTATGCAAGAGGAGCTGTAGATGATAAAGGACAATGCTTTTATACAATTGTGGCCATCAAAACTTTTTTAAAGCAGTTTGGTCAATTTCCATTTAATCTTAAATTTGTCATTGATGGTGAAGAAGAAAGTGGAAGTCTAGGTTTCTCTCAAATTCTTGAGGATAAAAGAAAAAGTCTATCCGCTGATCATCTTTTAATTGTGGATAGTGGAATGGAAAAAATAGAAAAACCCACTATTACTTTAGGTGCAAGAGGCATTGTCTCTTTAGAAGTCATAGTTAAAGAATCAAATCATGATCTTCATTCAGGTTTTGGTGGTGGCATAGCTTATAATCCAAACCGAGCTCTTGCCGAAATACTCGCTAAACTTCATGATGAAAATGGGAGTGTGGCTATTTCTGGTTTTTATGATGAAGTTGTTGAGATGCCTCCCCATGAAAAAAAAGGGCTCTCATTTGATTTTGATCCCGGACATTTTTTCTCTCTTTTTGGGTTTGAACCGACTGGAATGGAAAAAGGGCTTTCTCCTATTGAAGCAAATTGGTTACGCCCTACTCTTGAAATTAATGGAATTAACGGAGGATATAGTGGACCAGGTTGGAAAACAGTGATTCCATCTGTTGCCCAAGCAAAGATTTCTTGTCGTCTTGTGCCTCATCAATCTCCTGATCGTATCATTGCGCTTGTGCGAGATTTTTTAATTAATCAAACTCCACCGGGGTTAAATACTACAGTCAATATTTTTCCAGCAAATGGACGAGGATTTCGTACCAATCCAAATTCTCGTATTGCACATTTAATTGCAGAAAGTTATTCCCAAGTTTTTCAAAAACCTTGTCAAAAAAGCTTGATAGGAGCAACTATTCCTATTGCCGCTCAATTAGCAGAAGTTAGTGGTGCTGAGATGGTTTTAGCTGGACTCGGCTTACCAGCAGATCGTATTCATGCTCCGGATGAACATTTTGGATTTGATCGTTTTGAAAATGGATATTTAACAATATATCGATTATTTGAGTTGTTCAATTAAGATGACAGTTGGTATTTTTAAATTAATGATCTAATTTTAAATTTTGTTAATTTGGAGATTTTTGCCTGCTATGTTTTGTAAAAAAGCACTTTTATTTTTCATCAGTTCTTCTGTCTTATTTTCATCGATTTGTTTTTCTACTGAAAATGCCAAAGAGAGTGCTCATACTAATGAGGATCTACTTAAGCAGATCTCAAAGGGTTTTGCAAAAGTTGCAAAAAAAGCTAATCCTGCGGTTGTTTATATTGAATCTCAAGAAGGTGACAAAAATGAAAAAACACCTTCTGGTCGAGGCTTATTTGAAAATCCTTTTAACCAATTTCATGATGATTTTTTCAACAGATTTTTTGGTTTTCCTTATTTAGATCAACCCAAACCGAGAAAACGGGAAACCGTACGTGGTTCGGGATTTATTGTGGCCAACAATGGATACATTGTAACGAATAATCATGTTGTTGAAAATGCGAAAAAAGTGACTGTGACTTTTAATAGTGGAAAAAAATTCACTGCAAAAATCATTGGAACTGATCCTAAAACTGATCTAGCTGTTATTAAAATTGATCAAGAGAATCTTCCCTACCTTTCTTTTGCTGATTCTGAAGCTCTTGAAGTCGGTGACTGGGCAATTGCAATTGGCAATCCATTTGGACTTCAAGAAACAGTGACAGTTGGCGTAGTTAGTGCAAAAGGACGTAGTCAACTACATATTGCGGATTTTGAAGATTTTATTCAAACAGATGCTGCAATTAATCCTGGGAATTCAGGTGGACCCCTCATTGATATTGAAGGAGATGTGATAGGTGTAAACACTGCGATTGTTAGTGGTTCTGGTGGTTATATGGGAATCGGTTTTGCAATCCCTAGCAATATGGCCAAAAGAATTATCGAACAATTGATCAAAGATGGAGAAGTAAAGCGAGGATTTTTAGGTGTTACCT contains:
- a CDS encoding TspO/MBR family protein, coding for MFRTKQNSRFISFLIWYLPVVCVQFFSGKITVTSIHPWYDNLCKGSWTPPNWIFGPIWTILYLMMALAISMVYRLNAKGVQYRLAYFLFFLQLFINGLWSYVFFGLHMIGWALIDLGFLILLITIMIVWFFRICRSASLLLFPYLLWVIYAFSLNLGVWWFNPTLR
- a CDS encoding insulinase family protein, which translates into the protein MSKSVSKKIYGNFVVTRLSEIEEIQTTLIELEHLPTGAQIIKLLNGDQENLFNLSFRTWPTSSNGVAHILEHIILCGSENFPVRDPFFSMHRRSLNTFMNALTGGDFTCYPAASQIEKDFFNLLRVYLDAVFKPKLTKLSFLQEGHRIEFSHPNDVNSPLLFKGIVYNEMKGAMATGEARLGESLMEALFPDLTYHFNSGGDPKIIPSLTYEELKAFHTKFYHPSRCLFYFYGNISLEKHLEFLEKYAFKGVKKTPSLPPLPKQPRFQKSIKKTLTYPISEAEETTDKMLLGFSWLTCGILDQLELLALCTLDIILMGSDAAPLKAALLKSNLCKQASSMMSTEMSEIPFTIICKGCHVENGELIEQIISSTLQSLIKTEISNQLIDGAIHQIEMTRMEITGGSSPYGLDLYFRSALLKQHGGDPADGLQIHTLFTHLREKVKHPSYLPELIKKHFLFNPHHVRITMIPEPNLATQEMQEEQNRLNKIYDSLKKEQISAILEQTKNLEKAQEESENLHLLPKITLDDVARYGKEFFLESEKIGQFDLHYHPCFTNDILYADLFLDLPEIVENDLPLLRLFSVILPEVGCGKNSYREHLEFLLEHTGGIHVSLDLGIQGDESEKLRPSLIISGKALYRKIDKFFSIFGEILTKANFKDIPRIQDLLTQHFLEVENSIQHHPLRYAIHLASRGSSVPSTIANAWYGIDYYYALKNIMELFHRDPGLLIEKLERLQNLCLNLSGGDLVLTCSEEMVKKLKKEQFYGLSKIPSRPSSQWKENYLIKPTKSQGRMISSPVAFTTLFLKSLYYTHPHAPALSLASEIMENKILHKRIREQGGAYGAGAVNKTLLQQFYFYSYRDPHLKKSIDAFHEATHMVVSGKFETSDIEEAKLVLFQELDAPIPPGERAVTAYSHLRGNRSPKVRQLFRERLLKLSKKEITLAIRDHIAVNLKEGIIVSFASKNLLEKENSLLEHPLDLYKI
- a CDS encoding M20/M25/M40 family metallo-hydrolase — translated: MLDIIKLKELFKKDEKDILSDFFAFLRFKSITTDPNYHQEVQKCAQWLAEYLNLIGLSVEVWDTDKAPIIFAHDLRAGPEKETLLIYCHYDVQPVDPIEGWTTPPFEPTMRDGQVYARGAVDDKGQCFYTIVAIKTFLKQFGQFPFNLKFVIDGEEESGSLGFSQILEDKRKSLSADHLLIVDSGMEKIEKPTITLGARGIVSLEVIVKESNHDLHSGFGGGIAYNPNRALAEILAKLHDENGSVAISGFYDEVVEMPPHEKKGLSFDFDPGHFFSLFGFEPTGMEKGLSPIEANWLRPTLEINGINGGYSGPGWKTVIPSVAQAKISCRLVPHQSPDRIIALVRDFLINQTPPGLNTTVNIFPANGRGFRTNPNSRIAHLIAESYSQVFQKPCQKSLIGATIPIAAQLAEVSGAEMVLAGLGLPADRIHAPDEHFGFDRFENGYLTIYRLFELFN
- a CDS encoding DegQ family serine endoprotease, which encodes MFCKKALLFFISSSVLFSSICFSTENAKESAHTNEDLLKQISKGFAKVAKKANPAVVYIESQEGDKNEKTPSGRGLFENPFNQFHDDFFNRFFGFPYLDQPKPRKRETVRGSGFIVANNGYIVTNNHVVENAKKVTVTFNSGKKFTAKIIGTDPKTDLAVIKIDQENLPYLSFADSEALEVGDWAIAIGNPFGLQETVTVGVVSAKGRSQLHIADFEDFIQTDAAINPGNSGGPLIDIEGDVIGVNTAIVSGSGGYMGIGFAIPSNMAKRIIEQLIKDGEVKRGFLGVTLQQIDPDLESFYNLNSSKGALVTEVIPNSPADSAGLKQEDIILGYNDNLVENLTTFRNYVSLMPPGSTLNLRINREGKEKDISVVISSLPEEKTGPLSPTQKLGLKVENLTSQLAQKYNFSEEYGVIITQIEPGSPAAEALLRPGNLIIAINRLRINSIEEFDQAIHKAMKEKRVLLMVRQGNTIRFVTLHLED